The Gemmatimonadaceae bacterium genomic sequence GCTCGACTGGGGCTCGGCGGACCCCGGGATGGATCGCATGGCGGCGAGGACCTGCTCTGCCGCGAGCTTGAGCCGCGTGGGTTCCGGGCCCTGAACGTAGATCTGGATCGGCTGCCGCATGCCGCCGAAGATGGACTGGTTGCCGGTGATCGTCGGTCGGACGCTGGGGAAGGTCGCAAGCTTCCTCCGCAGGTCGGTCTGGATCTCGAACATCGTCTTCTCGCGTTCGTGGCGCGGCTTGAGCCGCACGAACACCTGCCCGCCGTTCGAGCCGCGGCCAAAGCCGCCGCCACCGCCGGCGTTCAGCGACGTGAACGCAACTTCCGGCTGGGCGCGGAGGAAGTTCTGGATCTCCTGGCCACGCGCGACGGTGTATTCGATGCGCGAACCCGGCGGCACGCGGTACGACACGTTGAACTCGCCGCTGTCGTAGTCCGGCAGCCACGTGAAGCCGAGCATCGGGAAGAGCGCGAAGGCGCCAACGACCGACACCACCGCCAGACCGATCATCAGCCCGCGACGGTCGAGCGACCAGTCGAGGGCGCGCCGATAGCGCTCCGACGTGCGTTCGAACCAGTCGTCGAACGCAAAGGCGAGCTTCCGGATCGGGTTCCGCGTCTTCTTGCGTGTGTCGGCGTGGCCGCCATGCTCCAGCTCCGGATCGGCCCACACGCTGGACAGCATCGGGTCAAGGGTGAAGGAGACGAACAGCGAGACCAGCACCGCAAACGCCACGGTGACGCCGAACTGGAAGAAGATCTTTCCGATCTGCCCACCCATGAACGCCACGGGGACGAACACCGCCACCACGGCGAGCGTGGTGGAGAGCACCGCGAGCCCGATCTCCTTGGTGCCTTCGAGAGCGGCCGTGTAGTGGTCTTTCCCCATCTCGATATGGCGCACGATGTTCTCGCGCACCACGATAGCGTCGTCGATGAGGAGCCCGATCGCCAGCGAGAGCGCGAGCAACGTCATCGTGTTGATCGTGAAGTTGAACAGCCACATCACGAAAAACGCCGAGATGATCGACACCGGCAGGGTGAGCCCGGTGATGACCGTCGACCGCCACGAATTGAGGAAGAGGTAGATGATCATGATCGTGAGCACGGCGCCGAGTCCGATGGACAGCTCCACGTCGGCAAGCGACTCGCGGATCTTGATGGAGTCATCGCGCACGAGGGTGAGCGCGATGTCCGGCGGCAGCGTGCGTTGCAGCTCCTCGACGACCTTCTTGACACCGTCGCTCACCGCGACCGTGTTGGAGCCGGTGACCTTGAGCACTTCGAGCGTGATCGAGCGGGTGTCACCGATGAACGAGGCGGACCGGCGATCGGCGATGCCATCGACGACGGTGGCCACGTCGCGTACGCGGACCGGGGCGCCGTTGCGCACGGTGACCACCACGTCCGCAAAGGCCATCGGGTCGCGGATCTTGCCCGTCACGCGCACCATGCGTTCCGTCTCGCCGCGGAAGACGCGGCCGGCGGGCACCTCGGTGTTCTCGCGCGCGAGGGCCTGAGAGACCTGCATGGGCGAGATGCCGTAGGCCACAAGCGCATCGCCATCGAGCTCCACCTTGATCTGTCGGGTGGTGCCGCCATTCACGTTCACGCCGCCCACCCCCGAGACACTCTCGAAGCGCGGCTTGAGGCTCTGATCGGCGAGGTCGGTGAGGTCACGCAGCGGCCGCTCGGAGCTGGTGAGCGCCACCGCCATGAT encodes the following:
- a CDS encoding efflux RND transporter permease subunit; the encoded protein is MILTEISIRRPVFTTMMMLALVVFGIVSFNRLAVDEYPDITYPVVMTNTSYPGASPEVMERDVSRPIEEALNTVQGIREITSTSSEGNSSVRVMLQLNVNVLEAQQEVVAKVARIRRQLPPDVLDPTINRFDPNDRPIMAVALTSSERPLRDLTDLADQSLKPRFESVSGVGGVNVNGGTTRQIKVELDGDALVAYGISPMQVSQALARENTEVPAGRVFRGETERMVRVTGKIRDPMAFADVVVTVRNGAPVRVRDVATVVDGIADRRSASFIGDTRSITLEVLKVTGSNTVAVSDGVKKVVEELQRTLPPDIALTLVRDDSIKIRESLADVELSIGLGAVLTIMIIYLFLNSWRSTVITGLTLPVSIISAFFVMWLFNFTINTMTLLALSLAIGLLIDDAIVVRENIVRHIEMGKDHYTAALEGTKEIGLAVLSTTLAVVAVFVPVAFMGGQIGKIFFQFGVTVAFAVLVSLFVSFTLDPMLSSVWADPELEHGGHADTRKKTRNPIRKLAFAFDDWFERTSERYRRALDWSLDRRGLMIGLAVVSVVGAFALFPMLGFTWLPDYDSGEFNVSYRVPPGSRIEYTVARGQEIQNFLRAQPEVAFTSLNAGGGGGFGRGSNGGQVFVRLKPRHEREKTMFEIQTDLRRKLATFPSVRPTITGNQSIFGGMRQPIQIYVQGPEPTRLKLAAEQVLAAMRSIPGSAEPQSSDDGEIPQLDVRVDRQAAWSSGLAMQTIGATIQPLFQGQRATRWEDPNGYSHDVMVVYPDSERASPDDVARIPVLSANVDPRTGIAATVPLSQIAEIRPGVGPQSIDRGYLERRISVSAGVLPGYQMGNVADQAKAAIDALGLPTGYRTIFGGDVQNLNETKGYVKEALILAVVFIYLIIASIFGSFIQPLSIMLALPLSLLGVALGLLVTGGSLNVMSMIGIIMLMGLVTKNGILLIDFVNKERERGVDRRTAILNSARVRVRPIIMTTAAMIFGMLPLAFALGEGAEQRAPMAHAVIGGLITSTLLTLFIVPTVYTMLDDLSNKVLGRSAATTARAAHAPATGD